Within Novosphingobium resinovorum, the genomic segment CCCGCTCGACCTGCTCGGGCGTCAGAGCGCGGTAGTCGCCCTTGGCGATCGCGACGGGCGGGATGATGTTGGTCTTGCCGGTGGCGGTGACTTGCGCCTCGTCCCCGCTGAGCGCTGCCGTGGCGCCGCCGCCGACGAGGCCGATGTTGAAGGTCAGGTTGGGCTCGGGCAATTCCTCGCGGAAGGCGGTGATGATGCGCGCGAGTTCGAAGACGGCGCCGTCGCCTACCTCCGGCGAGAAGGTGCCGCTGGAATGCGCGGTGATCCCGCTGGCGGTGATCGTGTAATCCCCCGCCGAGCGCCGCGCGACCGAGCCGTAGTCCTGTCCGTCGACGATCACCAGCCCCTCGAAATCGAGCGCGACGTCGGCCCGCTTGCCCGCCGCGACCAGGTCGGCGCGGGCGAGGCTGACGGGCTCGCCCGCAGCCTCCTCGTCGCCGGTGAGGACGACCTCGATGTTGGCGCCCGCCAGCGTGCCCGCCGCCTTCATCGCCTTGAGAGCGGCGAGCATCACCACGACGCCGCCCTTGTCGTCCGCCGCGCCGGGGCCGTGCAGCATGGTGCCCTCGCGCCGGGCGGTCTGGAAGGGGGAGCCTGGCTCGAACACGGTATCGAGATGGCCGATCAGCAGCATCCGGGTCGTCCCGCGCTTGCCCTTGTGCGTGGCGATGAGGTGCCCGGCGCGGCCCACCGCATCCATCGGCACCCAGCGCGTCTCGAAGCCCAGCGCCGCGAATTCGGGCGCGACCATGGCGTTCACCTTGCGCACGCCGTCAAGATTACGGGTGCCGCTGTTCTGCGCGACGAGCTTTTCGAGCAGGGCGATATCGCTTTCCGTGCCCGCATCGGCGGTGCTCACGATCTGGCGTTCGGCAGGCGATAGCGCTGCGAGGGCCGGCGCCGCGCCGAAGGTCAGGGGAAGCAGGGCGGAGAGGGCGGCGATGCGGATGCGAGACATGGCCCTACGATAGCCCCGATGCGGTCCGGCGCAAGGCCGCGGTGGACAGGACCTGCCGGGGCGGGCATCGTCGCGCCGGTCCATTCGAACGAGGTCGAACGATGCGCATCGCCGTCTATGGCACCCGTAGCTATGACCGCACGTTTCTGTCAGCTGCCAATGCGGATCATGGTTTCGACCTGCAATTCCTCGATGCTCCCCTGACGCTCTCGACCGCCCGGCTCGCCGAAGGGCACGAGGCGGTCTGCGTCTTCGTCAACGACAAGGCCGACCGGGCCGTGCTCGAAGCGCTCGCGAGTGCAGGCGTGCGGCTGCTGGCGCTGCGGTGCGCGGGGTACAACAACGTCGATCTTGCCGCCGCCGACCGGCTCGGGATCGCGGTGGTGCGGGTGCCCGCCTATTCGCCCCATGCTGTGGCGGAATTCACCGTCGGGCTGCTGCTCTCGCTTGACCGCAAGATCCACCGCGCGTGGTCGCGGGTGCGGGAGAACAACTTCGCGCTGGACGGGCTTGTCGGCCGCAATCTCCATGGCCGGGTGGCGGGCGTCGTCGGCACCGGCCAGATCGGCGCTCTCGTCGCCCGCACGCTGCGCGCCGGGTTCGGCTGCGACGTGCTGGCGAGCGATCCGGTGGTCGATGAGGGGCTGGTCGAAATCGGCGTGCGCTACGTCGAGCGAGAGGCTTTGCTCCGCGAATCGGAAATCGTCACGCTGCACTGTCCCCTGACGCCGGATACGTATCACCTGATCGATGCCGCCGTCCTCGTGGCGGCGCGGCCGGGTCTTGTTGTGGTCAACACCAGTCGCGGCGCCCTGATCGACACCGCCGCGCTGATCGAGGCGCTCAAGCAGCGCCGCGTCGGCGGCGTCGCCCTCGATGTCTATGAGCAGGAGGCGGGGGTCTTCTTCGACGACCTGTCCAGCGAGATCATCGACGACGACCTGCTGCAGCGGCTTCTGACGTTCCCCAACGTGCTGATGACCGGGCACCAGGCATTCCTCACCGAGGAAGCACTGGACGCGATCGCGCGGACCACACTGCAGAGCGTAAGCGACTTCGCAGCCGGCCGCGCGCTGCCGAACCGGATTCGATCGGAGACGGTAAGAAGCTGATCTTTGGAAGTATTATCCGCTGTCGCGCGCCCGCTTGGGGTCGGGCG encodes:
- a CDS encoding M20/M25/M40 family metallo-hydrolase — protein: MSRIRIAALSALLPLTFGAAPALAALSPAERQIVSTADAGTESDIALLEKLVAQNSGTRNLDGVRKVNAMVAPEFAALGFETRWVPMDAVGRAGHLIATHKGKRGTTRMLLIGHLDTVFEPGSPFQTARREGTMLHGPGAADDKGGVVVMLAALKAMKAAGTLAGANIEVVLTGDEEAAGEPVSLARADLVAAGKRADVALDFEGLVIVDGQDYGSVARRSAGDYTITASGITAHSSGTFSPEVGDGAVFELARIITAFREELPEPNLTFNIGLVGGGATAALSGDEAQVTATGKTNIIPPVAIAKGDYRALTPEQVERVKARMQAIVARHLPRTDAAIRFKDGYPPMAPTPGNQALLDRLNTINTDLGLKAMPALDPLKRGAGDISFVAQYVDGLAGLGPSSSGDHTPEERVDLSSFPRQIKRAALLMTRLSREPAGR
- a CDS encoding 2-hydroxyacid dehydrogenase: MRIAVYGTRSYDRTFLSAANADHGFDLQFLDAPLTLSTARLAEGHEAVCVFVNDKADRAVLEALASAGVRLLALRCAGYNNVDLAAADRLGIAVVRVPAYSPHAVAEFTVGLLLSLDRKIHRAWSRVRENNFALDGLVGRNLHGRVAGVVGTGQIGALVARTLRAGFGCDVLASDPVVDEGLVEIGVRYVEREALLRESEIVTLHCPLTPDTYHLIDAAVLVAARPGLVVVNTSRGALIDTAALIEALKQRRVGGVALDVYEQEAGVFFDDLSSEIIDDDLLQRLLTFPNVLMTGHQAFLTEEALDAIARTTLQSVSDFAAGRALPNRIRSETVRS